Proteins from a single region of Equus asinus isolate D_3611 breed Donkey chromosome 17, EquAss-T2T_v2, whole genome shotgun sequence:
- the PHLDA2 gene encoding pleckstrin homology-like domain family A member 2, producing the protein MKTPGEVLREGELEKRSDSLFQVWKKKRGVLTPDRLSLFPAGPGARPKELRFHSILKVDCVERTGKYVYFTIVTTDRKEIDFRCAGESCWNAAITLALIDFQNRRALEDFHSRQQREATAEQPGARTARVP; encoded by the coding sequence ATGAAGACCCCCGGCGAGGTGCTGCGCGAGGGCGAGCTGGAGAAGCGCAGCGACAGCCTCTTCCAGGTGTGGAAGAAGAAGCGCGGCGTGCTCACCCCCGACCGCCTGAGCCTGTTCCCCGCCGGCCCCGGCGCGCGCCCCAAGGAGCTGCGCTTCCACTCCATCCTCAAGGTGGACTGCGTGGAGCGCACGGGCAAGTACGTCTACTTCACTATCGTCACCACCGACCGCAAGGAGATCGACTTCCGCTGCGCGGGCGAGAGCTGCTGGAACGCGGCCATCACTCTGGCGCTCATCGACTTCCAGAACCGCCGCGCCCTGGAGGACTTCCACAGCCGCCAGCAGCGCGAGGCGACTGCCGAGCAGCCAGGGGCCCGGACCGCCCGCGTGCCCTGA